The following proteins come from a genomic window of Pseudomonas sp. WJP1:
- a CDS encoding bacteriocin, producing the protein MRFTLPALVLGLLVAQGAIAGDGTAALGGGLGGALGNVVGRSMGGSTGAAIGAGVAGAAGSAVAAKKGHRTSAAIGGGVGAAGGSVIGNSLGGKTGSTIGAGLGGALGGGVGSNLANGHKRH; encoded by the coding sequence ATGCGTTTCACACTGCCTGCTCTGGTTCTGGGTCTTCTGGTTGCTCAAGGTGCAATCGCCGGCGACGGTACTGCCGCCCTTGGTGGCGGCCTGGGTGGTGCGCTGGGTAACGTCGTTGGCCGGAGCATGGGTGGCAGCACCGGTGCCGCAATTGGTGCGGGTGTCGCGGGCGCGGCGGGCAGCGCGGTTGCCGCCAAGAAAGGCCACCGTACCAGCGCGGCCATCGGTGGCGGCGTGGGTGCTGCCGGTGGTTCGGTGATCGGCAACAGCCTGGGCGGCAAGACCGGTTCGACCATCGGCGCAGGCCTGGGCGGCGCCTTGGGCGGCGGCGTAGGCAGCAACCTGGCCAACGGTCACAAGCGTCACTGA
- the phaR gene encoding polyhydroxyalkanoate synthesis repressor PhaR, producing MTENSRNTPRLIKKYPNRRLYDTHTSSHLTLADIRQLVVDRIPFEVVDAKTGENLTRSILLQVILEAESGGQPIFSSEMLMGIIQFYGPYQSVLGSYLDKSIQTVIDIQSQTGAQSSETWSAFMHQQAPVMQDLMRQYVDQSKALYMNTQNLFGMFGAVPPGKPGADGGPKKNGDGE from the coding sequence ATGACAGAAAACAGTCGGAACACCCCCCGTCTGATCAAGAAATACCCGAATCGCCGTCTGTATGACACGCACACCAGCAGTCATTTGACCCTTGCGGATATTCGCCAATTGGTCGTCGATAGAATTCCGTTCGAGGTGGTCGACGCCAAGACTGGCGAGAACCTGACCCGGAGTATCTTGCTGCAGGTCATTCTGGAAGCCGAAAGCGGCGGTCAGCCGATATTCTCCAGCGAGATGCTGATGGGGATCATCCAGTTCTACGGCCCCTACCAGAGCGTCCTCGGCAGCTATCTGGATAAAAGCATCCAGACGGTCATCGACATCCAGTCCCAGACCGGCGCCCAGTCCTCCGAAACCTGGAGCGCGTTCATGCACCAGCAGGCACCGGTCATGCAGGACCTGATGCGCCAGTATGTCGACCAGTCAAAAGCGCTCTACATGAATACCCAGAACCTCTTCGGAATGTTCGGCGCGGTGCCACCCGGCAAGCCAGGCGCCGATGGCGGGCCGAAAAAAAATGGCGATGGGGAGTAA
- the phaP gene encoding TIGR01841 family phasin (Members of this family are phasins (small proteins associated with inclusions such as PHA granules). Note that several different families of phasins have been named PhaP despite very little sequence similarity to each other.): MSFFNAEKFQDAQKANLDLLQQISGKIFSSVEQLSQLQFKTLQATTEEQFDGFRKLLSVRDPQGFAELQASLTQPNVQAERLADYNRQVQALIVDTHSEIAKLASRQVEAGTQQVREFVEVISKNAPAGSEPVVAGFKSSLANAGAVFESAQKAVKQATDAAQSNFDAATAAAGKTAAGGKADSK; this comes from the coding sequence ATGTCTTTTTTCAACGCGGAAAAATTTCAAGACGCTCAGAAAGCCAACCTCGACCTCCTGCAGCAAATCAGCGGCAAAATCTTCTCCAGTGTTGAGCAGCTGAGCCAGTTGCAGTTCAAGACCCTGCAGGCCACCACCGAAGAGCAGTTCGACGGCTTTCGCAAGCTGCTTTCGGTACGTGATCCACAAGGTTTCGCTGAGCTCCAGGCTTCTTTGACCCAGCCTAATGTGCAAGCCGAACGCCTGGCTGATTACAATCGCCAAGTGCAAGCGTTGATTGTCGACACTCACTCGGAAATCGCCAAGCTGGCCTCGCGTCAGGTCGAGGCGGGCACCCAGCAGGTGCGTGAGTTCGTTGAAGTGATCAGCAAGAATGCACCGGCTGGCTCCGAGCCAGTCGTGGCCGGGTTCAAATCGTCGCTGGCCAATGCCGGTGCCGTTTTTGAAAGTGCACAGAAAGCTGTAAAACAGGCTACTGACGCTGCCCAGAGCAATTTTGACGCAGCGACCGCTGCAGCTGGCAAAACCGCTGCTGGTGGCAAGGCTGATAGCAAGTAA
- a CDS encoding DUF3141 domain-containing protein — translation MDQKDISASQHEQPSSQRGLWEHLSHLQRLNALNVLEAVRQRQKKTLAPLKRGQLRQPTPAQWQEYVIDFGQRCLLFWDTLRQRGDNRLAHESAGYPLLLKFDHETLIAGPDLPRPVNFSLLRILPGPEQKIDGNSQAVIIIDPRGGHGSGIGGFKQDSIIGESLRAGHPTYFISFSHSPQPGQTLDDIVQAQARFIEAVSALHPANSKPIIIGNCQAGWALMGLAATRPELPGLIIINGAPLSYWAGVNGRNPMRYTGGLLGGGWMARLGSDLGNGRFDGTWLVSNFENLDPANTYWGKYYQLFSQVDNEAGRFLDFERWWGSPTLLNGEEIEMIVDDLFIGNQLSGGPDRKSNGIDLKRIEVPVVVFCSYGDNITPPQQALNWIADVYSSDLALQEAGRTIVYLRHASIGHLGIFVSGQVARREHRGLLGAVEAIYALPPGLHEMLIDDLPAPSGSDDVHYQVRFESRRIADIHDDVEPARDDDREFSTVVRASEINSAFYDGSIRPWLRQIVNEPMAEWMRRTHPFHQQQLFWSSLNPALWWLPGTISTVNRHRRPVHQDNPLLAWQELFSDQMQDTLNAYRDVRDATQEICFYSIYGALGAFTSTQPARNVQAPEPNAR, via the coding sequence ATGGACCAGAAAGACATTAGTGCATCGCAACATGAACAGCCCTCCTCACAACGCGGCCTGTGGGAACACCTGAGTCACCTGCAGCGCCTCAATGCGCTGAACGTCCTTGAGGCTGTGCGCCAGCGCCAGAAAAAAACCCTCGCCCCCCTCAAACGAGGTCAACTCAGACAACCTACACCTGCTCAATGGCAGGAATATGTCATCGACTTCGGCCAACGCTGCCTGCTGTTCTGGGACACCCTGCGCCAACGCGGGGACAACAGGCTGGCCCATGAAAGCGCCGGGTATCCGCTGCTGCTCAAGTTCGATCATGAAACCCTGATCGCAGGCCCTGATCTTCCACGCCCGGTCAACTTTTCGCTGCTGCGGATCCTCCCCGGCCCCGAGCAAAAAATCGACGGCAACAGCCAGGCGGTGATCATCATTGACCCGCGCGGCGGACATGGTTCGGGAATCGGCGGCTTCAAGCAGGATTCGATCATAGGTGAGAGCCTCAGGGCCGGGCACCCCACCTACTTCATCTCTTTCAGTCACTCGCCACAGCCTGGGCAAACCCTGGACGATATCGTCCAGGCCCAGGCCCGGTTCATCGAAGCCGTGAGCGCCCTGCACCCGGCCAACAGCAAGCCGATCATCATCGGTAACTGTCAGGCGGGCTGGGCCTTGATGGGACTGGCGGCCACACGACCGGAACTGCCGGGACTGATCATTATCAACGGCGCCCCCTTGTCCTACTGGGCAGGCGTCAATGGACGCAATCCAATGCGCTATACCGGCGGCCTGCTGGGTGGCGGCTGGATGGCTCGCCTTGGCAGCGACTTGGGCAATGGCCGATTTGACGGTACCTGGCTGGTCAGCAACTTCGAAAACCTCGACCCGGCCAACACCTATTGGGGCAAGTACTACCAGCTGTTCAGCCAGGTCGACAATGAGGCCGGGCGCTTCCTCGACTTCGAACGCTGGTGGGGCAGCCCGACCCTGCTCAATGGTGAAGAGATCGAGATGATTGTCGATGATCTGTTCATCGGCAACCAACTGTCGGGCGGTCCCGACCGCAAGAGCAACGGTATCGACCTGAAACGGATCGAAGTGCCGGTGGTGGTGTTCTGCTCCTATGGCGACAACATCACCCCTCCCCAGCAGGCATTGAACTGGATCGCCGATGTCTATTCCAGCGATCTCGCCTTGCAGGAGGCAGGCCGCACCATCGTCTACCTGCGGCATGCCAGCATCGGCCATTTGGGGATCTTTGTTTCCGGCCAGGTCGCGCGACGCGAACACCGCGGGCTGCTCGGCGCGGTCGAAGCCATCTATGCGCTGCCGCCGGGGCTGCATGAAATGCTGATCGACGATCTGCCGGCCCCTTCAGGCAGCGATGACGTGCATTACCAAGTGCGTTTCGAATCAAGGCGAATTGCCGATATCCACGATGACGTCGAGCCGGCCCGTGATGACGATCGCGAATTCTCTACCGTAGTGCGCGCCTCTGAAATCAACAGCGCGTTTTACGACGGATCGATACGCCCGTGGCTGCGTCAGATCGTCAACGAGCCCATGGCCGAATGGATGCGCAGGACACACCCCTTCCATCAGCAGCAATTGTTTTGGAGCAGCCTGAATCCGGCGCTGTGGTGGTTACCCGGGACAATTTCCACGGTCAACCGTCATCGTCGTCCCGTACACCAGGACAACCCGTTGCTGGCATGGCAGGAGCTGTTCTCCGACCAGATGCAAGACACCCTGAATGCGTACCGCGATGTGCGTGACGCCACTCAGGAGATCTGTTTTTACAGTATTTACGGCGCACTGGGCGCCTTCACCAGCACCCAGCCTGCGCGAAATGTCCAGGCACCTGAGCCGAACGCCCGGTGA